DNA sequence from the Ananas comosus cultivar F153 unplaced genomic scaffold, ASM154086v1, whole genome shotgun sequence genome:
agagctaccccgctcctcgcccaACTCATGACTCAAATGCCTAAGggcaagagctaccccgctcttcacCCCGACTCTAACTCAAACTCATAAGtcatgagctaccccgctcataggtcaagagctaccccgctcgtaggtaaagagctaccccgctcataggtaaagagctaccccgctcataggtaaagagctaccccgctcaaatctcacaggagaagagctaccccgctcgtgagctaccccgctcatgtgacaactccggataccctgtcaactaggttaaCCATCACTTGataatccacctatccctaggtccatgtcaagtgCCTCAACCACACTAAATCtcgatgccactcacctaggtcTAATAAACTCTAGGTTccacaacactaggtttaatgtcaacctatgtttaacaacattatgttaatgccactcgatctatcctaggttcacgacactaggtttagATGCCACATGCCTCATAATCTCCATAATTAACAATAGGTTAACAttcatttcatctagcatatatgtTCTATAAAGCCAACATGCATCATATTGCTAATATGCCGACTAGCATGCAATCCATTCattacactagttcacatgtcaCTAGTTTCATTATCAAGTCCAAGTTCTTTATTCTCTTATCATCATAGGATCTCATGTCTCAACcttaatcatcatgcattctagatttaagtgtcaagtctataatactacacaactagacatgcatgcaagaaaatagaaatgtaactatacatatatcctataatgcataagaaccatatatatgaaatatgatcAACTATTTTACTCGAACATAGAaggaagcccgattgcttcggatagacaccccccacctttttacagtgttccgattgctcgtcgtcactcgcaatcggcctcccgcggcgcacgccgctcggctcgacccTATTCACGCGCGACCTCCAAACGACCTCCGCTTCGCGATCCGagaattataggtcttcggttttcTGTTACGATGCTCGGGATCCAATCCCACGATTTATGGAAGCCGCCTCGACTCCCCAGGTCAATATGAACCCACGAACACTTGATTCAGCCGGAACgtcgcacccgctcgacgaatcgatgaaccgtcgcttcctacgcgttcggggacataacaattaggtttccgaccactcaaaatagatcaaacccaactacttacaaaaatcccatttttaaccctaggtttgcaattagataaaaatccaccattagggCTCCAAATTCAAGCTCCAAtaatctatttagcatcaaagaggtccactaaatccatttataaggATTAAAACCCAAGCTCTAGTAATCTACCATTAATAagcatcaagcttacctctatgtGTTAGCTCCAacccaaggaagaagatggagatggTGAAGTTCCACCTTCttgaccttcttctccttcttcttctccttcttcttctccttctttctcttcttccctttcttctatttcgtttagagagagagagagggagagagaaatgtgagggagtgagagaaataagagaaagagagagagaaaatgctCTCTTAATCccctctcatattgtaacatTTCCACATAAGCCCCTCTACTTCTCCAACCttgcaacagcccaaactgggtgTTTTTCGCGCTCTAAGACCGGTCtcaggcagtgagagaccggtccccgaaggaccAGAATTTTAGcatttccagacttagccaaattttcagctttttcaccgtttttgctccgttttcgctcgttttcgctcgtttgacctccgattcatttcaaatcgaaccgagactctccaaacatgttttcgagcatgttttcatcatcttttcatccccgctaatgccggatttagttcatggtccgacatagcctttcgggtcccatttccgcgcctacgcgcaccgaatcgcccggatgcttccgaacttcaccgaacttcaccggaacccttcaaatggctctctaaccaaatgtacaccgtaacttcatgattttagaagtccggtaccttacatcctcccctccttaataagagtttcgtcctcgaaactaactcacttcAAACCCAATTCGCACCTCAACTCGACGTATCGAGCGACatagggttccaatgcacttttgcactcCGGGGTGGCCTTTCACTCATTGGAATCATCCAAAGGCCTACCACGGGGGATGTGAGACTAGATTCACTCACTCTTGCTAAACGTAGctccgaaagtgcattacgagtctccgtcattcttggtggtagcgcaagtcgaagcTCAACGattctacgcgctccaacaccattcaccattcggcatgcaagaactcttctttgcattcacTTTCCCCCTCGGGGcattccgattcgatcaccaacattgctcaaaagcaatatcattggtgcatcaccCAATCGCGAGTGTTCTAACCACATTCGGACCTTGCTCTACcgcgagatggcctaccccggcataTCTCGACTTCCAATCCTCAAGAGAGCATTGTCCACAATTCCATGTGGCTATCCggtattcaagtgtctccaagagacTACTTTTCCTTACCTCTCAATTGCCACTTCTAACCTCAAATCgctctactacgagatggcctaccccggcacATCTCTCGAACCTCACAATCCATGAAAGAGCGTTATCTTCAAGTGTTCCAAGTTTTCCAACACGACCCAGCCTGCTTGGGCAAGTTGcacactcggggaccggtctctcccggccaggggaccggttgccccgctCCGCGCAACCCTCATCCTCGGGGCAACTGGTCCCTCCttcctgggaccggtccccgagagcaagcttGCGcagacaacgttcgggaaccggtcccttccgccagggaccggtccccgagagcaaatctgccaagtgcagattcttGCAccatgctctcgcggactccattgcaatgcacttttggtgcatttgacttcttcggcttttccgaagcactcCCCCTTGACAatttgtcgactttgagcgaagtccaactctcgtatttcgagaattcacttccttactccAACTCATCCACAGAGTCACCGGCTGaaccgattacgtcggcttccAAAGATGGACCAACGATCGCAAACACTATGTAGGCTTGGCGCCTAAACCTGTCGCAACTACGCATAGCATCTCTCGCTCAGAtcgcagacccaatcatcattgggcgaaattctcattggagaattcgcacacactccaaccaggagtaACCACGACCCAAACCACTTCAAATCCTGAGGTTGGGCTACAACCGCACTCTCAGTGCATCCTCGATCCCACGATCTATCACGTGGAAGTCCACGTTCCCGGGTCtaaagctcggactaccgtcctgaccataTCTCTGCCCTACCCCGGGGTCGCTGTCAcccacagctgactgcgcctgtccATAAGGttcaggctccacagtccacgagtggtccaggcacggatcgtcctcaAGCAATACCCGCAACCGTCGTCTCACACGACATGCTCACCGAGCAACACACGTCACTATAGCGTCACACACTACGCCCAGCAGTAGGCAACACTGCCTATACACACCGGTCAACCACCGATCTACTTTGGTAGGCGACACATCATCTCAACTCATGCATGCATAGGTAATTATACCGACTCATATcctggtccctactatacttGTGCATTAGTAGTAAATGAgtataagctaaatgcatgcaaCACCTAACTCAATGTCATGCAGGAGTATATGTATATGCCTCAAACaaatcatacctgccatgacgtcgCGTGCCTCAAACTCGGCAGGTTCCTTGActtgagcggcgaacacccggcCACTCGGAGCCGACCGGGTCGCCTCGAGCTGACGCGGCGCCCTCGCAGGTCCCGCGGATACGGTAGTAGGCGTAACCCCACCAAACTGCCTCGGAGTCACTGGGGCGGATGCAATAGACGGGACAGGCGGCGATCCCTCTGGACACTGACGGCTCATATGCCCCGCCTGGCCACACCTGAAACATCGCCCCGCCCGATGCTCACAATTTCCTGCGCGATGCTCcccaccacagatcacacatCGCACAGCTCCCTGGCTCTCAAACTGtctcctcggatgcttcgggggcttcttggaactaGACTGTCCCCTCGAGCTACCGCCAGGTCGTTTCTTCCCCTTGTCTTTCTCGGacgcctcgcgctcctctcgcacgtgggcatcaccatgctccgcccacaatgctcgatCAAAAACCTCGGCAAAAGTCGTGAGCTTGAACAACTGCACCGCTTTATATATCCACGGCCGAAGTCCCCGCAAAAACCACTCGGCTCGATCCGCGTCATCCTTAACAACATCTGGGACGCAGTCTATgatatgggagaactcctgctcgtagtccgccacGGAACGATCCCCCTGTCTCAgtttgcggaacttctcctttaACTTCCGCTTCtcagtgtcggggaagtaatttccaaacatttccctcttgaactcctcccagagcattggttgaaggtcagagggtcgatcccgcttcaaccgcttccgccacaccttcgccgcttttccaaggcaatgggtggcgagatacaccttgtcttTCTCCGGGGTATAGAGATCCTCAAAAAGTGTCTCCATtgagtcaatccatgactccaccatcAACGGCTCCACTTTCTCCCCTTCAAAGAttggtgggttgaacttcttgagtCTGATAAGAGCCGTCAACGAGCGCTCTCGCTCCATCTCCTCGACCGCCGCATCGGGTATCGCCGAACCCGAAGCCGCCGGAGGAGCACTTGCTGGCGGGGGATATGCCTCCGCCGGAGCTGCCGCAATGCCCACACcctctgtcacgtcccgctatcgcctatttggtcgatccgggcccgcgcacagacgccgaacgaacagcacctcctctgttcgcccaaggctcaacaacaacgagtacatgtataaagaaataaataattcccaggagcacatttcaatatacatggcttgcacgaaggcaagcaacaaccacaagtgatagtaaactaactgtacaatgaaattcactgtaatttaaaactttacacaACAGAACTTGTAACTAAAACATTTAGTTATATACATGTTTTCTAATatattcatttacatgtctctgtacatcaaaatggatgatacatgaactcaaaatggtaattgctaaactctggtgtcagctagctaagctgcagggctcttgccacgatcctcggccTCAAacctcgcactggaacctgtatggttagtggtgtgagaactacaagaaagttcccagtgggttcggctgccgacttcgccgactcacccactaggtctactcaggcatatgtaggcaagaaaagtaagcagatagtaaccaactataacatgtaactactacaatgcctgtacaaagctgaaagaagtaacagatatgaaaactgtaaatatgcatgcatgcttttcattaactttacccaatcttttggttaactCTCTGGTTAACagctggacaagtacgttagtcctggggcaagtacgttagcccataaatttacccaattcagtggttaaccctttggttaacaataactcaccaacaaaatccctcacgggccctaagctgcctcccgatgggaccgtctgtcggacaagtacgttagtcctggggcaagtacgttagcccaacaagtgactactccggagctcactgcctggggggagcgaccaccaccaagctaagaaaacagactagtgagtaagatctgatccccttttagaggattcaactgacaacAATGTCACcatttaactctaactagttctttatactAGTTTCATAATTacatttctcgatgctaaccaaatctctagtcatgatgtcaccaagtttactattgtctTGGTCaatgcattcatagggttctatgtccacaatCTAAGGTTCACAAATTCTCATTGTTGATAGGAATTCACATTTTCACTCGCTCAATGccaaacaccctataatgcatgactacaaatataaatatgctcaacgaAGAattatagacataaaaggtgattcaaagagttcggatagcaccacccacctgtagtggtgtcaatcaactagaatccacgtctCGGAAAGCGTCGACGACTATCTCTCGCGACTCCGTGCAAATAGAAGTAGAACGGTCTCTACCGTAATTAGCGCGTCGCcgacctgtcggaaagtcaatttagactctTGGGCatgtttacttttcacttataaaggattagaaaagattaaactagagtcattactcatattttacaagttagcatttcaATGCTATATTAAGCGGCAACTATAGCCGAAAAccttcttttggcgatatctttgcgtaggttcgtcggattgccgaaccgacttcgcgaacgcgtttcttttaccctcaatttggtTTACACGCGGTCAATTTCGCATTAGGACttttattttgcaaaagtgcattgccgGGGTCAGTTTTCTCAAAAACACCCATTTCAATGCAATTTCGCAAATACGTTAAGTATTTCAACTCTTTTTAGCCTTAGAATCTCAAAAACACGTAGTGAAATCTGCCCAAATACTCGATTccatttttctctctatttcattttctttcttttctttcttctctttcttttctttccttctttcttcctcttttctttctttctttcttgctggCCCTGCAgggcagcagctgctgctgccactgctgctgctgctgattgctgcagctgctgctgcttgctgcagctgctgctgctgctgctgctgctggctaagctgctgctgctgctgctggctaagctgctgctgctaatccagcagctgctgctgctggcgcatgctgctgctgctgctggcgcatgctgctgctcctgcgcactgctgctgctgctgatgctcctgaagctgttgctgctgcttctgctaaggctgctgctgctgctgctgcagctctgctgctgagctgctgctgctgctgctgcttctcctGCTGCTgatccagcagctgctgctggtACTATTGCTACAATCAGTAGCAGGGAGAGAgggtagagagggagagatcacaaggagagggaaaaaaatagaattttacctctttttctttttctcttcttcttcttctcttttctcttctcttctttctcttcttttctccttctctctctctctctctctctgtacgtAGGCAGCAAGAagggggataaggatggagggGGCTGCCTGGCAGgtttagtggaaatccactaagcctAGGAtatttaccattttgcccctcgagTTAAGTCCGTTTAGTCGCACGGATTAGATACCTTTTGCAGGCTCTTCCgacagtccgattgagctcaaatttggcaggaatgttcatttttacttaacaagtccactgaaattttaacatttcagtttcgaccccgtttggtcactgcgaactgttccgaactgtaatctttatccgATAACTTccagatgctatttctctctctacaggtgtcagaaaaatctgaaacttcaaatctagccttataataatgttcctgacatctctgccaattttcataattttctgacactgtgcattttctgctaatttctcagtcccgttctttacagaaaattccaattcttctgttttcgctccgatttcaacacgaacacttccaaaacatgccGAGGGACTTTCACAAGCTACCagtttaatttggaagcaattccttttcattttgacatcatttgagCCGAATTAGCAATAGAATCGGCTCCAATTTCATTACACGGcagaaatttctcctttttgcactaccacttcgcactgaacacttcaaaaccctttgaaaacacacccttggcttttccgaaacttcacaattgattcggagattccacaatttatccttacgccttactttaattcttttaatcaaagttagcgtcggaaatctgaaaattctctttactctctttacatttcgtttcgcgcccaatttgcgccgacaCACTTATTTCTCTTTGGAACTCATTCCAATGCATCACAAATCcctcggggatgatgtccaactagctcaatcctcactttgaccctctaggtcaaagttgacatcgcaactccaaatttccatatgttacattctcctcccgttaacaaaagtttcgtccgcgaaacttagatACTTATTACTCCTCATTGCTTAACGGATGGAGATAAATTCCAACACTATTCCAAAGTTTCTCAACTTCATTCCAGAGTATACTGATTTCTCCAATCAGTCTCTACGAACACTTTGTTCGCATTTCCAATCTCAACTCGTCATCGATGCTTATTTTAACAATTCTGACTCATTAATCCATAGGACCGAGCCTTCGCTCTCACAGTCCCAATACACTATCCTTCACTTGGACATGCACATAGGTAAACTATTTGTCTCAATTACCTCAAATCTGTTCAACTTAACTCAACGTCTCTCGCGCACAAGCGGAGACCCAATTATCATtattgggcgaaattctcattggagaattcacacatactccaaccaggagcaatcGAGACCCCAAACCACGCCAAACCCTCGGGTTAGGTCACAACCGCACTCTCAGTGCATCACCGAtttcacgatccaacacgtggcattccacgtactcgAGTCTATGCTCGGACTAccatcctgaccaaaactctccgccctacctgcaggtatcgggccgctgtctctcacagctgactgcgcctgcccaatgggcccaggctccacagtccaaaaagggtccaggcacggatcgtccccaagcactacccgccaacATCGTCCtgcacgacatgctctacagagctaccCACTCTAACGGCTcttaagcacctagtgcgagccaacAGCCCTaagagtgatccatggcccgcttcacacttagccctgctaaagcgctactgccaattcactctTCAGGCTGATCCACAATCCACGATCTACGGACAACTAACTCAAGTGTCCAACACGATCGCGTCTCTCGCTAGATAGCACTCCTCTAGTGCTCGTTAGGCAACTTAGCCTACGACTATAATACATAAACACAAATTTCCTCAACTGATTTGAGGTACAACTCAATTAACTCGCCAAAACCAGGCGATAATCTAACGACCTCCCAATAGTGACGCCATTACTGTTACGCAACCCATCGGAATATCATCCGACTTCTCAATGTCATGCGTTCTAGCAAATGAgctactaatgaatgaatgcaaTGCACCAGTGTCAATAATATACGCGATCTAGTACTATAAAGTAaaacaatacctgccacgacatcgtcgaCCACGGCAGGATCCTCAACCTGAGCTGCAAAGACACGACCACTCGGTGCAGGTCGGGGTGGCTCGTACTGACGCGGCACAAAAGTATGTCCAGCTGACATAGCGGGTGGGGGACCCGCACGCTGCCTCGCAGGCGACTGAACTGAAGCTGTAGGCTGAGCAGATGATGCTCCTCTCGGGCAATCACGACTAATGTGTCCCGGCTGTCCACACTTAAAACATTTACCGTCCTTTTGTGAACAAGCTACCGCTTGATGATTCCCGCCGCAAATCACACATCCCGGGGGTCCCTGATACCTCGACTGGGAACGTGGATACCGAGGGGGCCGTTTAGAGCTCGACTGTCCCCCGGCACCACTAGTGGtccttttctttcccttttcccTTTCTCGTTCTCTTTCAAACGATTCGCGTTCCTCACGCGCAATCGCATttccgcgctccacccaaagcgctcGATCCAGAACCTCCTCAAATGTCTTTAACTTTAGAGCACTAATTATCTTAAATATTTCAGGCCGTAACCCCCGCTCGAAGTAATCTGCTCTATCTCGATCGGTATGCACCATCCCGGGTACACAGTTCACCAAATGAGTGAACTCCCGTTCGTACTCCCGTACCGAACGGTTCCCCTGTCTCAACTTCCTAAAATCTTCCTTCATCTTTCTTCTATCGCTATCTGGGAAGTACTCCATGAATACGATCTCTCTAAACTCCTCCCAGGTAATCGATGAAGTGTTTAGACCTCGGCTTTTCTTGGCCTTTTGCCACCAGATCTGGGCATCCTTCTCAAAACAGTGCGCTGCTAAATGAACCTTATCCTTTTCCAGGGTATATATATCCTCAAACAAGGCTTCCATCGATGTGAACCACGTCTCTAATACCCAAGGATCGGCTTCTTTCCCGTCAAACATCGGCGGATTAAACCGCATGAACGCCGTCAGTACTGATAAGGATCGCTCGTGCTCGGCCTTTGTCGCGGCCGAATCAGAACTAGAAGGCCCAGAGACCACAGGAGGAATAACAACTGGAGGAGGGGGCACTACCACTGGCGAATCCGGGATAGGTACATCCTGACTCCCAGAAGCTGTTGTCGTCGCCTGTTGCGACACCAAATTCTGTAGCTTTTTCATATTTTCCTCCTGTCTCTGTATAGCTCCGACTAACGCGCTCACCTGAGCACGCAACTCCTGAACCTCATCAGACCCAGACTGCTCTGGCACCTCAGAAGGTGATGCCGGAGTGGATCTCGTCGCACGTCGCGGTGGCATTTCTCCTGAAACGAACCATTTACATTAGTAACACaaaccaatcaggcgaaagcaatcaagcgTATTTATACTCAACCCTTAGCTTCATGTTGTGGCCATTCAACATAACTCCTTAGGTTGTGTATAGACAACACTTGGATCAGCCCCTAATGAACATTAGAGACTTACTAACAACTAACCCAATTCATTCAGCTTTC
Encoded proteins:
- the LOC109703940 gene encoding uncharacterized protein LOC109703940, encoding MPPRRATRSTPASPSEVPEQSGSDEVQELRAQVSALVGAIQRQEENMKKLQNLVSQQATTTASGSQDVPIPDSPVVVPPPPVVIPPVVSGPSSSDSAATKAEHERSLSVLTAFMRFNPPMFDGKEADPWVLETWFTSMEALFEDIYTLEKDKVHLAAHCFEKDAQIWWQKAKKSRGLNTSSITWEEFREIVFMEYFPDSDRRKMKEDFRKLRQGNRSVREYEREFTHLVNCVPGMVHTDRDRADYFERGLRPEIFKIISALKLKTFEEVLDRALWVERGNAIAREERESFEREREREKGKKRTTSGAGGQSSSKRPPRYPRSQSRYQGPPGCVICGGNHQAVACSQKDGKCFKCGQPGHISRDCPRGASSAQPTASVQSPARQRAGPPPAMSAGHTFVPRQYEPPRPAPSGRVFAAQVEDPAVVDDVVAGIVLLYSTRSRILLTLVHCIHSLVAHLLERMTLRSRMIFRWVA